Proteins encoded in a region of the Streptomyces sp. NBC_01298 genome:
- a CDS encoding ArsA family ATPase, producing the protein MHTLLVTGPGGAGRSTVAAATALAAARQGHRVLLLCTGPTDPPVTPQGTLRVARVDSGEEFRRELVELQERGSAVLGMLGARPLHTDEITELPGAEQFALLRALRRAADEPGTDLVVVDLPPLHQAITTLALPAQLRRYLARLLPAERQAARALRPVLAQLAGVPMPAQWLYEAAARWDEDLAAVQDVLEAPTTSVRLVAEPGPGADAALRLGMLGLALYRLPVSALVANRMLPAGSTDPWLAGLAAQQEKYAAQWAGDESLPVLPVPHLGRDPHGPEDLAELAPAPAPATAPRPAWTVEDRIAEDGVLLWRVPLPRAEKRELGLVRRGDELLLTVGPYRRIVPLPAALRRCTVSGAALADDELRIRFTPDPELWPRSGGKA; encoded by the coding sequence ATGCACACCCTTCTCGTCACCGGCCCCGGCGGCGCCGGGCGGAGTACCGTCGCGGCGGCCACCGCGCTCGCCGCCGCACGGCAGGGGCACCGGGTGCTCCTGCTCTGCACCGGCCCCACCGACCCGCCGGTCACCCCGCAGGGCACGCTCAGGGTGGCCCGCGTCGACTCCGGCGAGGAGTTCCGGCGCGAACTCGTCGAGCTCCAGGAGCGCGGCTCCGCGGTCCTCGGGATGCTCGGCGCCCGCCCGCTGCACACCGACGAGATCACCGAACTGCCCGGCGCCGAGCAGTTCGCCCTGCTCCGCGCCCTGCGGCGGGCCGCGGACGAGCCCGGCACCGACCTCGTGGTGGTAGACCTGCCCCCGCTGCACCAGGCGATCACCACCCTCGCCCTCCCCGCCCAGCTCCGCCGCTACCTCGCCCGGCTGCTCCCCGCGGAGCGCCAGGCGGCCCGCGCCCTGCGCCCCGTACTGGCCCAGCTCGCCGGCGTCCCCATGCCCGCGCAGTGGCTGTACGAGGCCGCCGCCCGCTGGGACGAGGACCTGGCGGCCGTCCAGGACGTGCTGGAGGCCCCCACCACCTCCGTACGGCTCGTCGCCGAGCCGGGACCCGGCGCCGACGCCGCGCTGCGCCTGGGCATGCTCGGGCTCGCCCTGTACCGGCTGCCCGTTTCGGCGCTCGTCGCCAACCGGATGCTGCCCGCCGGATCCACCGACCCCTGGCTGGCGGGACTCGCCGCCCAGCAGGAGAAGTACGCCGCCCAGTGGGCCGGCGACGAGAGCCTCCCCGTGCTCCCCGTGCCCCACCTGGGCCGGGACCCGCACGGTCCCGAGGACCTCGCGGAGCTGGCCCCGGCACCCGCCCCGGCGACCGCGCCCCGCCCGGCCTGGACCGTCGAGGACCGGATCGCCGAGGACGGGGTGCTGCTGTGGCGGGTCCCGCTGCCCCGCGCCGAGAAGCGCGAGCTCGGCCTCGTCCGGCGCGGTGACGAGCTGCTGCTCACGGTGGGCCCGTACCGCAGGATCGTTCCCCTGCCCGCCGCGCTGCGCCGCTGCACCGTCTCCGGCGCCGCCCTCGCCGACGACGAGCTCCGCATCCGCTTCACCCCGGACCCGGAGCTGTGGCCCCGGAGCGGGGGAAAGGCGTAG